From the genome of Strix aluco isolate bStrAlu1 chromosome 13, bStrAlu1.hap1, whole genome shotgun sequence:
GCAGGGGAGTGTTTCTAAAGCGGTGCCCCACTGACTTTCCATGGGGTTGTATCCCATATCCCAGGTGTTCAGAATCTCAGAAAAATAGTGGTTTTAATCCTATCAATGTGGTTACAGTGATCTTGCTGGTATTTCTATTGAGTGTTGCTGAAAGAGGCCAAAGCATGGCCTGTGAAAACTGAAGTATTAAAACCTTAATAACGAGAACTCCCCAGGAGCTCCCCAGAGCCACGTGGCCCAGAACACAGCTGGCTTACACACAGGCAGCTAGAACCATGGAGCAGTGcaagtaattcagaaaaaaaaaccccacactctaaactttgtttaaaaatagctttctaGAGGTTTTCTTGTGTATTAGGTAGAAAATAACAGGCAGCAAAAAGGCAGTCATCTCAAGTAGCATGTTTAAGTTCAGCTTCGGGTTTCATTACATGTGAATAATAACTCATTTCCCAATTAAAATACTATTTGGCATAAATCATTGTCTCTCGCTCTGCTAGTCCCTGGGCTCAGAAGAACCACAGGCTGCTGGACTGGCTCACTCTGCTCTCCTGGGTGCCTCGGGGATGCTTTCCGAGAGTGGCGTGAGGCTGAGGAGGACCCTGTGTCTCTGGTAGGCTTTGCTTTGTCTGAACACTGTATCGGTTCCATGCAGATAATCCAGCACTCCCAGGACTCCATAGCACTGGTTGAACCTGGAAACCAAACGGAGAATAAACATCATGAAGTTACTGGGCTTGCCTCGCCCTTCCTGTTTCCATCTCCTTTCAGAGCCCCAATGAGCCGTCCCTGTGATTTCTGGTACTGCCCCCACCTCCCTCGCCACCCCAAGGAAGCCTGGGTGAAACTTCTCCCACAATTTCCCTCTGACATCGTCGTTACCAGAAATTGTGGCCCTGAACACCAGCCGTGTCTCTCCCGGGCAGCTGGGAGCCGCAGGAGCAGCGGGACAGCCACACGGCCGTGTCCGTGTGCTCCTGGAACACGGAGCTGCTGTGTGTCCAGCACCGGGGCACCGGCACAGCCTTTCTGCCCAGAGAGCGTCTGGGCTCCTCAGGGATCCATGTCCTGGCATCAGCCCAGCTTCATGCAAATGACTGATAACAAGAACTGGCACTCTGGTGTGGGTGTTGCCCAGCATTTGGGTGGCTACAGAACTGCCACATTGGCTGTTTCTGCAGAAGAGGCACATTGTTGGGGGAAGCGTGTGTGAATGCAGCACACAGCTGGGAGCCAGGAACGCTTCCTCCACTCCTGTGGTACGTATCCCTGAATGACCTGCTGAAACTCTGCTCTCTCCAgtgcaggaggaggctgggaaTCTGCCAGGAAGGGTTAATTGCGATTGTTTGGGCAAGGTGTTATCTGATCAGTGTTACTAACCCCAGTGTATGGGAGAGGGACAGACTGGGAGGCTCCCTGCAAATTTATTTCGGCTCTGTGACTTGCCCTTGCTCTGTCTTTGTTGTAGATCTCATGCAGTTTCCTCTAAATTTCTAGGAAGAGCCTTGCAGAGGACTGCCTCTGACCCTGTGCTTGTGCTGGGGAAAGTCCAGGTGATACCTGCTACTACAGAAtctatgtgctttctttcacatAATCCTGGGAAACTTGAAACGCACAGCCTCGACTGTGGTGTCTGTGCTTTGGAGAAAGTTTCCAAGTCAGCTGATGGAGGAGGGTGGGTGTCAGTGAGGTGTCAGGCAGCTGTGGAGGCAGAGGGCTGGAGTCCTCTGAAATCCCCTTCTTTTATGTGCTTTAAGAACTGACAGCACTCAGCCCGCCACAGGCGAACTGGAAAGGCTTCTCTGCTTGTACCCGAGTTACGCAAACCTGCTGCACCCTCAGAAAGGAGCTTTGCCTGTCGGCAGTGCCAGGGCGCAGGCGGGAGGGGAAGGACAAGCTGAGCAGTGCCCAGACGTACTTGAAGTGGTGGAAGTCGTGGAACTCCGGCGACGGTAGGAAGGGCAGGTGGTAGCCGCAGTGCGAAATGCTTGTGGTTACGAGAGCGAGGGAGAACCACGCTGCGATCGAAACAATGTGAGACCCCATGATCATCGGGCCAGTCATGACAGGCAGGGTGTTGGAGAGCTAGAAATGAGAAGCAAACTCGACCTCATTAATTGGTCCACAACAAGCAGACTCTCCTCTAGGAGCTGAATTGTTTCATGTGGGTGATATATCGCATTGGTTTTGTGCAAGCAGCAAAAGGGAAGATCCGTCTGCAAACACCTTACTAAAATTACATAATCATCAAAGAAGTCATTTACTCTGAGTTTTACTCCCTGCAAAACGTAGTCACAGCCCAAGTTCCGTAAGCTTGTTGTAGAGATCAAACCGGGGGTGTGCGGACAGCATGATTCCAGTAAATCTCCCTGGAGTCAGAGGTCTGAATTTCACCTTCACCTTGGAATAATGCTGGAGCTGCTCTTGGGAAACCCAGCTGTAGAGGGCATGGCCTGGGGGCATGTGCAGTCGAGGCAGCCATGTGATGATCCCAGCTCCATCACTTCATTGTGTCCTACCAGCAGCACAAATGGCTGTCGCTGCCCAGACCAAGCTTATTGCACCAGCTAGGCTTAGCCGGACTCCTGAGTATAAAAAGCCATTCTGCTGCCCAAAGATTGTCAATTAGGGAGACTCACAGTGCTGGTGCCGCAGCCCAGGGCTATTGTTAACAGGAGATGGTATTTATAAGAGGAATCTGAAGGTGGGATGGGTTTTTATGAGAAGTCTCAGCTGGAGCAGCACTGGGAGCCACTCCTGCAAACACTGATCCCAACCACCAGCATGAAAATCACGACAGAATTCTGAGTCCATGCAGTAACCCAGACTGTGCAAGTGTCACATCTCCTGCTGAAAGCACCATCTGGCTCCCAGCCCTCTCTGTGCTCAAGGAAGCACCGTTCAGTCAGTTCCTTATCTGCTGGAGGCCCTTGGATCTGTGCTCTTAAAGCTAGCAGAGTCCCGTGTAAGCTGGTACTACAGCTAAGCCTCTTGGCAGTGCAGCTTAGCTTCCTCTTCCTAAGAAAGAAGAGTCTAAGGgtgcatttgcttttctcctgttggCACTCCTCCTCATCCCACAGAAATCCCACTCCGTGCAGAAACTGGAGGGGCACCATGGGAGAATCCACTTACTATGTGCTCTACTGGGTGAGCATAAATGGAGACCACGCCAATGGGGGCTGTCCATTCGTGGTGCTTCTTGTGAATGTGCTTATACAGCAGTGGGAGGTGAACAAACctaagcagagaaaacagagaagggCAGGTTTTGAGCACCACAAGAAAAGAACATAGTGTAACATAACGCAGAATTTCTGCTGCGGACTCGCTCATGTCTCCTCTTTAACGTAAAGATTTCAGAGCAGCTGGGAGTAACAGTGTAGGACTTCTggcttccctctctctctgtctttagCACTGAGCCCTCACTCCATTGATGTGTCCACTGGCTCATGTTAAAATTAAGTCCAGATAAATCCCATAAATCAGTCTCTGAATGACTCATTTGCTCAAACCTTGGAGTACTACTTAGGGGAAGACTTGCtttatattttcactgttttgacTTTTCCTACTGGCAGCTGTTAGAGTCAGAATTTTAGGTTTTGTGGGTCCTTCGTAAGAAAtggctttttacattttttgtgtGCATTCATCCAGAAGAGAAACCTACATATTTCTGAGAatgctgcccctgctgctgcacAGTCTTTTgcaggcttttttcttccttgctttagTTTTTTCCTCCAACGTTGGTGTCCATGCTTAGAAAGCTCAACAAGTGAATGGGAGATCAGTCACTGACCTtttgagcttttttctttcaggacAGTTAgtgttgttcttttcttttttcaaagaaTACTGGGTCACAGCTTTTGTGTAAAGCTACCTGGTTTATTTCTTCCTTAGCTTCTAAGCTGCTCCACCTTTGTAATTTCACCCATTTTTGCTTACTGTAGTTACTGGCAGCACCAAAGCCTCATGTTGTAAGCGTGGATTTCAGGACCTGTAAGCCTTCCCATATAAATACAAGACTGGTGGGGATCTAGGACTATTCCTGTTGCAGGAGGTAGGTATAAGCTTAAAGGCATGGAGGAAAACAAGGGAGTCCTGTTCCTGTGCTCGGCTCACCTGTGTGTATAATAGAAGAGAATTTCCTCTATTAAGGTGAAGATGCTTAGTTCCACAAGAAACCAGTGGAAGGTGGGTAATTCCTTGCTGAATGTGTTGCCCCACCATTTCATGACGTAGAACATGGGCACAAGCATGGGTAATGAGATAAAGAACTGATTGCACAGCGCTGTGTAGATGGCTTGGCGCAATTTCTTTGTGTCCACCTGCAAAAGAGAAGTCAGGACTCGAGGCTAACTCAGAAGCAATGCAGCTTTGAGTTGGAAGGTTAAAGAGCGTTAACATTTGTAGGCAGTTTCCATATTAGTTTTGGGATCAACTTTGTAACAAGCAGTCAATCCAGATCAGATCAGTAGCCTAATTACAAGAactgccttcctccctgcagtGGATATACAAGACTCAGCTTGACTCTCCTTAAATCCTATCTGGTTGCAAGAGGAAAGCATAACAggttcttctccctgctcctaGCCTAAGAGACTGCAGGAAGTGTTTAGCCAGCAGAAGAGGCAGAGTGAGAAATACTTACAGGATCATTCTTGCCCAGCTGAATGCGATAGCGAGTAATGAAAGTTGGCTTTCCTGTTACATCAGCCACCATCAGGATTCCATTGAAGCCCCAGAAAGCCAGGCCAGGCACCAATGCAGCCCCTGTGGTGTGAGGAAAGGGCAGAGATGTGTGAATAAACTGAGAGCTATGGctaaatcagaaacaaaatacaCTGGCGTAGAGAGGACCTTGCTGGGATCCAGATATGTCAGGTGCGTATCCCCTGCCCTGAGATGCTTTAAAAAGGAACACGGGTAAGTTCTGACCTCCAGGTAAGACCTGGGGAATGGGGAGGAGGTTAGAGTGGACAAATGTCTCGTAGGTTGAAACTTGCCACAAGTGAGGCTAACAAAGGGCTTTTCTGAGAGGCTGCTGGATCTCTGTCATGGGTGGTTTTTAAATACAAGTAGGATAAGGTTGAGCTGATCCCTTGGACCTTGCAAGGTCCCTACCAGGCTTGTTCACCAGCTGTTAATCACAGACAGAGAAGAGTTTTATAGGTGCTACAGCAAGAGTAAAATTCACTAACTTTACTAATTTTCAGTAATTAGTTTTATTGAGTCATTCACTTCTCACAGGAGCAAAGTGTCTTCACAGGGAAgccatttcagcagcagcaaaaagattaaatttttaatatgtatGGGGGGTCTAGTGGTGAACCAGTCCACAGGCAGCACAGTTGCACTTCATAGGCAAAAAGCCTACACGTGCTTTTTTGGTGGGAGGATTAGTGAGTTTGGGAAGGCATGTCCATGTCCCCCTTTTAGACGTAATACCTGGATGGTTCCTCCTACAGCAGAGCTGTTAAAACTCACCGAGGAGGAAGATTGTCCACTCCTTTCCCTCAAACAGGTAGTAGAACTTTAGCCATGATGTTTGCCAGAAATGGCCTAAAGTGTCCCAGATATTCTGCACGTACCTGTAGGAATAAGCTTTTTTGGTTGCCCATCTTTTCATCATCCGCTTTTTCCCTTCTCCACGGAGAAGTTTCTCCTCAAGCCCCTTTGTTCGAACAATCTTACCCAGAAACAGAGTTCACCAAGGCAGTGAATATGAGCAGGCCTGTACCAAGGACGCAGGCAGTGATCTTCATGGCATCCCAGAGCTTCTCTTCCTGTGAGCAAGAAACAAGTTAGCATGTGCTGGTGCGCCCTacacttgcatttttttgtatttgaaatgcaGGAGGTAAAGGTAGTTCTAAGATGGCCTGTTTTGTTTCACAGACTCTGTAAAGAACATAATAACAAAGCTGTTACAGGACATTGTGTGTAACTGAGGGGGAGAGTACACACACATCCGTCTGCCGTGCTTACAGAGACCTGAAGTGTCACTGACGTGGAATTTCTCTGGAATAACCAAAGGGAAAGGACCACTGATTCTTCcctctttgtttttatttggcaCGCTTCTCGGTACCTGGAGGACTATAACGTAAGGGGCTTCTGGATAACTCAGAGCAGTAGGAAAGGAAGACCTGGGGGTAAGAAATGGTGCTCCATCTCAACACCTCCCTCCCTCAGTATTTTCTCCCTGCCAGCATCCAGTCTGCTTTCTCCCCACAGCAGTCAAGAACTGCTGTGCTCAGATGATCTGATTACCAGCTCCAGTTAATCCAGAACCACTCCTCTCAACTTTCCTCTTTGCTTTGAAGCCCGATTCTGAAGTCAGGCTCACATGCCCAGAAGCTATCTACAGGGCAGAGACCAGAGGTTATACAGCATAACAGAGGTTTAGTACAGGATATTACCTTTCCTTGCATAATTCACTTTGCTGTGCCTTTAAGCCATCACAGGTACAACTCAGCTGTGGTACTGAGAGTACAACTTGGCTAGTAGGTACCATGTGCCATCTGTATACAACAACTGCACATTAACAAGGAGCTAAAATACTCAGGTTCTCAGAAGTATTAAGTTCTCTAAATCCCTGCTCTCAGTCACAGAAATATTATCTACTGAAGAAATATTCCTGTGTACAGCATAAGGGCACCTGTGATGTTAGCATGACTCTCTTACCACAGTAAGGATTTTAACTATATAAAGCAACTACAAGAGAGTAAGAAAATTACCAGTGAGACCTTTTGATTCTAGGAATAAGTATATTCAAAATGCAGTATTCAATATATTTGAGCATTTAGTTATTAAAACCGAGTTGTTCAGCAAATATATGTCAAATGTATAATTAACTATCTGTCTTTTAGAGTAGCCCAAGTTGGAACTGGTTCTGGAGTTCAGCAATCTTAGTTTGGGTTTTCTTGGGTGAATATGCATTATACGTACTTATCTGCAAcatacaggtttaaaaaaaataatcaatgcaATTCCAAAATAATACAGTGTAATAACCAGCTAGTGTCTTGTTCATTACTCTGTCCTTCCTGTTTTTTAACTGTGGTGGTGTGCTGCACAAACAAACTGGAGTAAAAATAGCATGATTCATAGTTGCTGTCCTCTTGTCTCCTGTC
Proteins encoded in this window:
- the FAXDC2 gene encoding fatty acid hydroxylase domain-containing protein 2 isoform X2; amino-acid sequence: MKRDSGYSTTAEQQKQEEKLWDAMKITACVLGTGLLIFTALVNSVSGYVQNIWDTLGHFWQTSWLKFYYLFEGKEWTIFLLGAALVPGLAFWGFNGILMVADVTGKPTFITRYRIQLGKNDPVDTKKLRQAIYTALCNQFFISLPMLVPMFYVMKWWGNTFSKELPTFHWFLVELSIFTLIEEILFYYTHRFVHLPLLYKHIHKKHHEWTAPIGVVSIYAHPVEHILSNTLPVMTGPMIMGSHIVSIAAWFSLALVTTSISHCGYHLPFLPSPEFHDFHHFKFNQCYGVLGVLDYLHGTDTVFRQSKAYQRHRVLLSLTPLSESIPEAPRRAE
- the FAXDC2 gene encoding fatty acid hydroxylase domain-containing protein 2 isoform X1, producing MKRDSGYSTTAEQQKQEEKLWDAMKITACVLGTGLLIFTALVNSVSGYVQNIWDTLGHFWQTSWLKFYYLFEGKEWTIFLLGAALVPGLAFWGFNGILMVADVTGKPTFITRYRIQLGKNDPVDTKKLRQAIYTALCNQFFISLPMLVPMFYVMKWWGNTFSKELPTFHWFLVELSIFTLIEEILFYYTHRFVHLPLLYKHIHKKHHEWTAPIGVVSIYAHPVEHILSNTLPVMTGPMIMGSHIVSIAAWFSLALVTTSISHCGYHLPFLPSPEFHDFHHFKYVWALLSLSFPSRLRPGTADRQSSFLRVQQVCVTRVQAEKPFQFACGGLSAVSS